In Helianthus annuus cultivar XRQ/B chromosome 8, HanXRQr2.0-SUNRISE, whole genome shotgun sequence, a single genomic region encodes these proteins:
- the LOC110917162 gene encoding dof zinc finger protein DOF5.6 → MGLTSLQVCMDSPDWFQGTNPEELAIDTSSPSGLTDSMLSCSRPLMDRRLRPPQDHPLKCPRCDSTHTKFCYYNNYSLTQPRYFCKTCRRYWTKGGTLRNIPVGGGCRKNKKVVSSSKKPIIQHHQKNSHLVDIYQNPNPNPNHNHNHQLVMNCVDLQLSYPESTMQYSGSNLLGIGNSSNATSFMFENMNSSYGGVNVMGQSYQGGSLCSPFGGMTLDSINSFGERGLIAYNREGNGVNDDNIGGFVDVKPNVLALEWQDDGHASATSGGGDGGYLTGLGSSWGGLVHGYGPSTTNPLV, encoded by the exons CTTCAAGTTTGCATGGACTCTCCAGACTGGTTTCAG GGCACAAATCCAGAGGAACTAGCAATAGACACATCCTCGCCATCAGGACTTACTGACTCCATGCTCTCATGTTCCCGGCCGTTAATGGACCGGCGGCTCCGGCCACCGCAAGACCACCCTCTCAAATGTCCACGTTGTGACTCCACACACACCAAATTCTGCTACTACAACAACTACTCACTCACTCAGCCTCGTTACTTCTGCAAGACCTGCCGCCGGTACTGGACCAAAGGCGGAACCCTTCGTAACATCCCCGTAGGTGGCGGTTGccggaagaacaagaaagtggtGTCCAGTTCTAAAAAACCCATCATCCAACACCACCAGAAAAACTCACATTTGGTTGATATTTAccaaaaccctaaccctaaccctaatcataatcataatcatcaGTTGGTTATGAATTGTGTGGATCTTCAACTGTCTTATCCGGAATCAACGATGCAGTATTCGGGGTCGAATTTATTGGGGATTGGGAATTCAAGTAATGCTACGAGTTTTATGTTTGAGAATATGAATAGTAGTTATGGTGGTGTGAATGTAATGGGACAAAGTTATCAAGGAGGAAGTCTTTGTTCGCCGTTTGGAGGGATGACACTCGATTCGATTAATTCTTTTGGAGAGAGAGGGTTAATTGCGTATAATCGCGAAGGAAATGGTGtaaatgatgataacattggtgGTTTTGTTGATGTAAAGCCAAACGTGTTGGCTTTAGAATGGCAAGATGATGGTCATGCTAGTGCGACTTCAggcggtggtgatggtgggtaCTTGACGGGTCTTGGGTCATCATGGGGTGGGTTGGTTCATGGGTATGGACCATCGACGACGAACCCATTGGTGTAG